One genomic region from Reichenbachiella ulvae encodes:
- a CDS encoding carboxypeptidase-like regulatory domain-containing protein: MEKYFSKTVLWIFVLMLSASFQPAELKFLPTKLKITVLNELGNPVPGTAVTLFSTKEDYRAETNRVVPTDTTDAEGKVTFKGLDPKPYYVHAIKEDKSNIGAGVLTSPLQEGRINKVNTIIE; encoded by the coding sequence ATGGAAAAGTATTTTTCAAAGACTGTATTGTGGATTTTTGTTTTGATGTTATCGGCTTCTTTTCAGCCTGCTGAATTGAAATTCTTGCCGACCAAACTAAAAATCACAGTGTTAAATGAGTTAGGGAACCCAGTTCCAGGAACTGCGGTGACCTTGTTTTCTACCAAAGAAGATTATCGAGCAGAGACCAACCGTGTGGTACCAACAGATACCACCGATGCAGAGGGTAAGGTTACTTTCAAGGGCTTAGATCCTAAGCCTTATTATGTGCATGCCATCAAAGAGGATAAAAGTAACATAGGGGCGGGTGTATTGACTTCACCGCTTCAGGAAGGAAGAATCAATAAAGTAAATACGATCATTGAATAG
- a CDS encoding NUDIX hydrolase: MNRAELISQIENYQSEHAEEMEMKGRFLDLLLIENCFERSLAIGHITASAWVVNPAGDEVLLLHHRKLDRWLQPGGHADGDEDVIRVAQKELEEETGLEDVILLQEGIFDLDIHSIPARKSDPEHEHFDIRFAFVAKYPDRIKKNEESHDLAWIPLDQLESYVGGERSILRMRDKMFA; encoded by the coding sequence TTGAATAGAGCAGAGTTAATATCACAGATTGAGAATTATCAATCCGAACATGCGGAAGAAATGGAAATGAAAGGGAGGTTTTTGGACCTCCTTTTGATTGAAAACTGTTTTGAACGTAGTTTGGCGATTGGGCATATCACGGCTTCTGCCTGGGTAGTAAACCCTGCTGGCGATGAGGTGCTTTTGCTGCACCATCGAAAACTGGATCGATGGCTCCAGCCGGGTGGGCATGCCGATGGCGATGAGGATGTGATTCGTGTGGCACAAAAGGAACTGGAAGAAGAAACCGGTCTGGAGGATGTGATTCTCCTGCAAGAAGGGATATTTGATCTCGATATTCATAGCATCCCAGCTCGCAAATCCGATCCAGAACACGAGCATTTTGATATTCGATTCGCGTTTGTAGCCAAATACCCCGATCGTATCAAAAAAAACGAGGAGTCACACGACCTGGCCTGGATTCCTTTGGACCAATTGGAATCTTACGTCGGAGGAGAGAGATCTATCTTGCGCATGCGGGACAAAATGTTTGCCTAA
- a CDS encoding carbohydrate-binding family 9-like protein, with product MFKFSQILSVLFLFTIWSIQAQHPHPQHYLALSANETINIDGSIDEPDWQRVEWSADFVDIEGEAKPAPLYRTRMKMLWDEDYLYIAAEMEEPHLWATYDQKDMIIFHENDFEVFIDPDGDTHQYYELEVNALGTDWDLMLVKPYRDGGPAVDAWDIQGLKKGIVLNGTLNDPGDTDEGWTLELALPWAVLEEAAIDGQRPAVGDHWRINFSRVNWRTEAVNGEYQKQVNPQTGKPYPEYNWVWSPQGVIAMHQPETWGYVSFVNQKEEASVPKDFEILMELRAIYQAQKNYYQQKGRYSDDLNQLGLTQTYQSISISFTPSSFEAIIDDPALGTWHINSEGRTWKSTQKEAKNG from the coding sequence ATGTTTAAGTTTTCGCAAATCCTCAGTGTATTATTTCTGTTCACCATTTGGTCCATCCAGGCCCAACACCCCCATCCCCAACATTACCTTGCTCTAAGTGCTAATGAAACCATCAATATAGACGGATCGATTGATGAACCTGATTGGCAAAGAGTCGAATGGAGTGCTGATTTTGTGGATATAGAAGGGGAAGCAAAACCAGCTCCGCTCTATAGAACCCGAATGAAAATGCTATGGGATGAAGATTACCTCTACATAGCTGCGGAGATGGAGGAACCTCATCTTTGGGCAACCTATGATCAAAAGGACATGATCATTTTTCATGAAAATGATTTTGAGGTATTTATCGATCCTGATGGAGATACCCATCAATACTACGAACTGGAGGTCAATGCATTGGGGACAGATTGGGATCTGATGCTGGTCAAACCTTACAGAGATGGCGGCCCTGCTGTCGATGCATGGGATATTCAAGGTCTGAAAAAAGGGATCGTTCTAAATGGAACACTCAATGATCCAGGCGATACGGATGAAGGGTGGACTCTGGAGTTGGCACTGCCGTGGGCGGTGCTAGAGGAGGCTGCCATCGATGGTCAAAGACCTGCCGTTGGCGATCACTGGCGAATCAACTTCTCTCGCGTCAATTGGCGTACCGAAGCAGTGAATGGGGAATACCAGAAACAGGTTAATCCTCAAACTGGAAAGCCATATCCTGAATACAACTGGGTATGGTCTCCTCAGGGAGTCATCGCCATGCATCAGCCTGAGACCTGGGGCTATGTCAGTTTTGTGAATCAAAAGGAAGAAGCAAGCGTGCCCAAAGATTTTGAGATCCTAATGGAACTACGCGCCATCTATCAAGCGCAGAAAAACTACTACCAACAGAAAGGCCGATACAGTGATGATTTGAATCAACTCGGCCTAACCCAAACGTATCAATCAATTTCAATTTCTTTCACTCCGTCCAGCTTTGAAGCCATCATTGACGATCCTGCCTTAGGGACCTGGCATATCAACAGTGAGGGACGGACCTGGAAGTCAACTCAAAAAGAAGCGAAGAATGGATAA
- a CDS encoding family 10 glycosylhydrolase yields MDKRKFIKQLAKGTVGLASSSWLIEACMPASKQVSESPVDADLKNWSWATPNHEWKLDDWKKRLTQAKESGIDAILLEVYNGDHAYFDTDRLDVEEDLLGQVLPICQDLGLEFHAWMWTMPCNNKKIVSEHPDWYAVNGLGQSAATHPAYVDYYKFLDPCNPEAQNFIRENVHSLAQIKEIDGVHLDYVRLPDVILAEALQPKYNIVQDREYPEYDYSYSEICRQSFKEQTGIDPLTDLEDPSAHSEWRQFRYDSVSNLVNGILLPEAKKFDKKVTAAVFPNWKNVRQEWHTWDLDAFLPMLYHNFYNKDIDFVRHHVEAALGRMEKKKPVYGGVFVPSLSPEELAKTYELSIQGGGKGISTFALGSMTDDHFAALKKVVKASKS; encoded by the coding sequence ATGGATAAAAGAAAGTTTATCAAGCAATTGGCGAAGGGTACAGTTGGATTGGCTAGTTCGTCCTGGCTGATCGAAGCGTGTATGCCTGCAAGTAAGCAAGTATCAGAATCACCGGTAGATGCAGATTTGAAAAACTGGTCGTGGGCGACTCCTAATCACGAGTGGAAACTAGATGATTGGAAAAAGAGACTCACACAAGCCAAAGAATCAGGGATAGACGCCATCCTGTTAGAAGTGTACAACGGAGATCATGCGTACTTCGATACCGATCGTTTGGATGTAGAGGAAGATCTGCTTGGACAGGTGTTGCCGATATGTCAGGATTTGGGATTGGAATTTCATGCCTGGATGTGGACCATGCCTTGTAACAATAAGAAAATCGTAAGCGAGCATCCGGATTGGTATGCGGTCAATGGATTAGGTCAGTCTGCCGCGACTCATCCGGCCTATGTGGATTACTACAAGTTTTTAGATCCCTGTAATCCCGAAGCGCAGAATTTTATCAGAGAGAATGTCCATTCACTGGCTCAAATCAAGGAGATCGATGGGGTGCATCTGGACTATGTTCGATTGCCTGATGTGATCCTGGCTGAAGCCTTGCAACCTAAGTACAACATCGTCCAGGACCGAGAGTATCCTGAGTATGATTACAGTTATTCTGAGATTTGTAGACAAAGTTTCAAAGAGCAAACAGGAATTGATCCACTGACTGATCTGGAGGATCCTTCTGCCCATTCAGAGTGGAGACAGTTTCGTTATGACAGTGTTTCGAATCTTGTGAATGGGATTTTACTTCCAGAAGCGAAAAAGTTTGATAAGAAGGTCACAGCAGCCGTATTCCCTAACTGGAAGAATGTACGACAGGAGTGGCATACCTGGGATCTGGATGCGTTTCTGCCCATGCTTTATCACAATTTCTACAATAAAGACATTGATTTTGTCCGTCATCATGTGGAAGCCGCCCTCGGTAGAATGGAGAAAAAGAAGCCCGTTTATGGCGGTGTATTTGTTCCTTCCCTTAGTCCAGAAGAGTTGGCTAAGACCTATGAGCTCTCGATACAGGGAGGAGGTAAAGGGATTTCCACCTTTGCTTTGGGTAGCATGACGGATGATCACTTCGCTGCTCTGAAGAAGGTGGTGAAGGCTTCAAAATCGTAG
- a CDS encoding Crp/Fnr family transcriptional regulator: MEAIRKILREVLDITPDEWDYFSSHLKQQQLSAKQFLVKTGQIARQIVFIDQGLLRSYHYLNGKEVNTYFACDGQFISAYASFISQTASAENVEAMEDCQLYSLSHQALQDCYDRFPRFEKLGRYLAEQTYLCVIERTHLMQTRTGREKYEHFIASYPSKIVQSLPQHMIASFLGMAPESLSRIRRELSIS, from the coding sequence TTGGAGGCCATCCGGAAAATACTGAGAGAAGTACTGGACATCACACCGGATGAGTGGGATTACTTCAGTTCACATCTCAAACAACAGCAGCTATCTGCCAAACAATTTCTTGTGAAGACGGGGCAAATCGCCCGACAGATTGTTTTCATAGATCAGGGATTGCTGCGCAGCTATCACTACCTAAATGGCAAGGAAGTGAACACCTACTTTGCCTGCGATGGGCAGTTCATTTCCGCATATGCGAGCTTCATCTCCCAGACGGCATCTGCAGAAAACGTGGAAGCAATGGAGGATTGCCAGCTGTATTCACTCAGCCACCAGGCTTTACAAGACTGCTATGATAGATTTCCTCGGTTCGAAAAGCTGGGGCGCTATCTTGCGGAACAAACTTACCTCTGCGTGATCGAACGCACCCACTTGATGCAAACACGTACGGGTAGAGAAAAGTACGAACACTTTATAGCCAGCTACCCAAGTAAAATCGTGCAGTCCCTCCCCCAACACATGATTGCGAGTTTCCTGGGAATGGCTCCTGAATCGCTCAGCAGGATTCGGCGCGAGCTCAGCATTTCTTAA
- a CDS encoding PhnA domain-containing protein: protein MKEALEERSGSKCELCSAPIDLQTYVVSPKSGQDISENAYLCTICIEQIDNPEKIDPNHWHCLNESMWSEVPAVQVLAWRMLRQLNNEGWAQNLIDMLFLDEETEAWAKSGMSDGEAIKHVDSNGAQLSAGDSVVLIKDLNVKGANFTAKRGTAVRNITLDPDNATYIEGKVNGQQIVILTQYVKKS, encoded by the coding sequence ATGAAAGAAGCATTAGAAGAAAGAAGCGGATCCAAGTGTGAACTATGTAGCGCGCCCATAGACTTGCAGACCTATGTAGTATCTCCAAAATCCGGTCAGGACATTTCTGAAAATGCTTATCTCTGCACCATCTGCATCGAGCAAATTGACAATCCAGAGAAGATCGACCCCAATCACTGGCACTGCCTCAATGAAAGCATGTGGAGTGAAGTTCCTGCAGTACAGGTGCTGGCCTGGCGCATGCTCCGCCAATTGAACAACGAGGGATGGGCACAAAACCTAATTGACATGCTCTTCCTCGACGAAGAAACGGAAGCCTGGGCTAAATCTGGCATGTCCGACGGAGAAGCCATCAAACACGTCGACAGCAACGGCGCTCAGCTATCAGCTGGAGACTCTGTGGTACTGATCAAGGACCTGAATGTGAAAGGGGCCAACTTCACCGCCAAGCGCGGCACAGCTGTTCGTAACATTACACTAGATCCAGACAATGCCACCTACATCGAAGGCAAAGTCAACGGCCAGCAGATCGTTATCTTGACACAGTACGTGAAGAAAAGCTAA
- the fabF gene encoding beta-ketoacyl-ACP synthase II, translating to MSERRVVVTGMGAVTPLGNDVKTFWENAVKGTSGAGRITHFNPEKFKTQFACEVKGFDPKLRLDRNEIKRTDLYAQYGIDVAAQAIEDSGFEFDKMDPFDVGVIWGTGQGGLETLEKEVQSYTARDYDPRFNPFLIPKMLSNMAGGMIALKYGYMGINYSAVSACATSNTSIMDAFNYIKLGKAKIIITGGSEAGVTEASIGGFSAMKALSTRNDSPATASRPYDPDRDGFVMGEGGGALVLEDYEHAKARGAHIYAELAGSSMTNDAYHMTATHPEGLGAYKAMQLALNEGKINPSEVDYINTHSTSTPVGDISEPAAIRRLMDGHTNNASISGTKSMTGHLLGAAGVVEAILSIQAIRNNIVPPTINTDSIDPEIGDDLDIVIKEAKEKEIKVAMSNTFGFGGHNGIAVFKEFK from the coding sequence ATGTCAGAGAGAAGAGTAGTTGTAACAGGAATGGGTGCCGTCACGCCCCTAGGAAATGATGTCAAAACCTTTTGGGAAAACGCAGTAAAAGGCACAAGTGGTGCAGGACGCATCACCCATTTCAATCCCGAAAAATTCAAAACCCAATTCGCATGCGAGGTAAAGGGCTTTGATCCTAAGTTGAGACTAGACAGAAACGAAATCAAAAGAACCGACCTATATGCCCAATATGGAATCGACGTAGCTGCACAAGCCATCGAAGATTCAGGATTCGAATTTGACAAGATGGATCCTTTCGATGTAGGCGTGATCTGGGGTACCGGTCAGGGAGGACTCGAAACCCTGGAAAAGGAAGTTCAAAGCTATACGGCCAGAGATTATGACCCACGATTCAATCCTTTTCTGATCCCAAAGATGCTATCCAATATGGCAGGTGGTATGATCGCACTTAAGTACGGTTATATGGGCATCAATTACTCAGCAGTGTCCGCCTGTGCGACCTCCAATACGTCTATCATGGACGCCTTCAATTACATCAAGTTGGGCAAAGCTAAAATCATCATTACAGGAGGGTCAGAAGCAGGTGTGACTGAAGCTTCAATTGGTGGATTCTCTGCCATGAAGGCACTTTCTACTAGAAACGACTCTCCAGCAACGGCTTCTCGTCCTTACGATCCAGACCGGGACGGGTTCGTGATGGGCGAAGGTGGCGGTGCGCTGGTATTGGAAGATTATGAACATGCCAAAGCACGCGGAGCGCACATCTATGCTGAGCTGGCTGGCTCGTCTATGACCAACGATGCCTACCATATGACTGCTACCCATCCAGAAGGACTGGGTGCCTACAAGGCCATGCAGTTGGCACTCAATGAAGGAAAAATCAACCCATCGGAAGTAGACTATATCAACACTCACTCTACCTCTACTCCGGTCGGTGACATCAGCGAGCCTGCTGCCATTCGCAGGTTGATGGATGGTCATACCAACAATGCTTCCATCAGCGGAACCAAATCCATGACAGGCCACTTATTAGGAGCCGCTGGGGTAGTCGAAGCGATTTTGAGCATTCAGGCCATCAGAAACAACATCGTACCTCCTACGATCAATACCGATAGCATCGATCCGGAGATCGGAGATGATTTAGATATTGTGATCAAAGAGGCAAAGGAAAAGGAAATCAAAGTAGCCATGAGCAACACCTTTGGTTTCGGTGGGCACAACGGAATCGCTGTGTTCAAGGAGTTCAAATAA
- a CDS encoding SulP family inorganic anion transporter, which yields MMNLIKKLTHNPKNDILSGITVALALVPEAVAFAFVAGIDPLIGLYGAFMVGLVTALFGGRPGMISGATGALAVVMVSLVKEGNEMMPGVENAGVQYLFATLIVMGLLQILAGVFKLGKFVRLIPHPVMLGFVNGLAIVIFLSQLGMFKSGGEWLEMSDLMVMLGLVALTMAIMYGLPKLTDKIPSGLAAILVVSLIVIFGGIDTATVQSFVQASGGEGIEGGLPSFMVPQIPLTWATLKFIFPYAAILAAIGLIESLMTLTLVDEITETRGSSNRECVAQGGANILNGFFGGMGGCAMIGQSMINVNSGGRGRLSGIVAALMLLSFILFLSPYIEQIPIAALVGVMFMVVIGTFAWSSFRIMHKIPFADAFVLVLVSGVTVVFDLAIAVICGVIVSALVFAWQNATKIRARKTMKEDGTKVYEIWGPLFFGSVTAFNSKFTLKEDPDQVEIDFIDSKVSDHSGVEAIRSIVNKYEEAGKTVKLKHLSSDCKSILMKANPKFDEIILTDIDDPRYYVMSDMAVHDAE from the coding sequence ATGATGAATTTGATCAAAAAATTAACTCACAACCCAAAAAATGATATTCTTTCTGGGATCACCGTAGCGCTCGCGCTGGTACCTGAGGCAGTGGCATTCGCCTTTGTAGCAGGGATAGATCCGCTGATAGGACTCTATGGGGCATTTATGGTCGGACTGGTTACAGCTCTTTTCGGTGGTAGACCAGGTATGATCTCAGGAGCGACTGGCGCTCTCGCGGTAGTGATGGTTTCGCTGGTCAAAGAAGGTAATGAAATGATGCCGGGCGTAGAAAATGCCGGTGTTCAGTACCTATTTGCAACACTTATTGTGATGGGCTTACTGCAGATTTTAGCAGGGGTGTTCAAGCTCGGTAAGTTCGTGCGTTTGATTCCTCATCCTGTGATGCTTGGATTCGTCAATGGTCTGGCGATCGTGATTTTTCTCTCTCAGTTAGGGATGTTCAAGAGCGGAGGAGAGTGGTTGGAAATGTCTGATCTCATGGTAATGCTCGGTTTGGTGGCACTGACCATGGCGATCATGTACGGATTACCAAAACTAACGGACAAGATTCCTTCAGGACTGGCAGCCATTCTTGTGGTTTCGTTGATCGTAATTTTTGGAGGTATAGATACAGCTACAGTTCAGTCTTTTGTACAGGCGAGCGGTGGAGAAGGAATAGAAGGTGGTCTGCCTTCTTTCATGGTTCCACAGATACCCTTGACCTGGGCAACCTTGAAATTTATCTTTCCTTATGCGGCGATCCTGGCGGCAATTGGGTTGATTGAGTCTCTGATGACTCTGACGCTCGTAGACGAGATCACAGAGACCCGTGGCAGCAGTAATCGTGAGTGTGTGGCTCAGGGTGGTGCCAATATCCTCAATGGCTTCTTTGGAGGTATGGGGGGCTGTGCGATGATCGGTCAGTCCATGATCAATGTCAATTCTGGCGGTAGAGGTCGATTGTCTGGTATCGTTGCAGCACTGATGTTGTTGTCGTTTATTTTATTCCTTTCTCCCTACATCGAGCAGATTCCTATTGCTGCATTGGTAGGGGTAATGTTTATGGTTGTGATCGGAACTTTTGCCTGGTCCAGTTTCCGTATCATGCACAAGATTCCTTTTGCAGATGCATTTGTTTTGGTGCTGGTATCGGGTGTGACTGTGGTTTTTGACCTTGCCATAGCCGTGATCTGTGGGGTGATTGTATCTGCTTTGGTGTTTGCCTGGCAAAATGCCACTAAGATCCGTGCTCGTAAGACTATGAAAGAGGATGGAACGAAGGTGTACGAAATTTGGGGACCTTTATTTTTTGGTTCGGTGACAGCTTTTAATTCTAAATTCACCTTGAAAGAAGATCCAGATCAAGTAGAGATTGATTTTATCGATTCGAAAGTGTCTGACCACTCAGGCGTAGAGGCTATCCGTAGCATTGTGAATAAGTATGAAGAAGCTGGGAAAACGGTAAAGTTGAAACACTTGAGTTCTGACTGCAAGAGCATCTTGATGAAAGCGAATCCTAAGTTTGATGAAATCATCCTGACGGATATAGATGATCCAAGATATTATGTAATGTCAGATATGGCAGTTCATGACGCTGAATAA
- a CDS encoding glycerophosphodiester phosphodiesterase yields the protein MNSRNFIWYALPMMLFLALMWLYEPWFYQRYIVSDDIEDIKKRNFKIVGHKGASGVAPENTLAAFQKAMDMGADMVEIDVHYTKDGEVVVFHDEDVDRTTNGTGKIHKFTLEEIKQLDAGSWFGDHEQYRGEKVPTLQETLELIHGKMECVIDIKSKGHEFYEGFAKRVIEIIDEYEAKDWAIVQAYDEAYLEEAYEADSTVQLKKIMMGEDETHLLAFYINAKSFTDHREKHEFYSTINPHYTTLSQRRLFRFKARGYKVFTYVVNEREDMIKMLNMGVDGIITDYPDRMVEIRKELEQLDKIRNQDEN from the coding sequence ATGAATAGTCGCAACTTTATCTGGTATGCCCTCCCAATGATGTTATTCCTCGCCCTGATGTGGCTTTACGAACCTTGGTTTTACCAGAGATATATCGTGAGTGATGACATAGAGGATATCAAAAAAAGGAACTTTAAAATCGTGGGACACAAAGGTGCCTCTGGAGTGGCTCCAGAAAATACCCTGGCTGCTTTTCAAAAAGCCATGGATATGGGAGCGGACATGGTGGAAATCGATGTACACTATACCAAAGATGGAGAAGTAGTAGTTTTTCACGACGAAGACGTGGACCGTACCACCAATGGCACTGGCAAAATCCACAAATTCACATTGGAGGAAATCAAGCAGCTGGATGCAGGCTCCTGGTTTGGAGATCACGAACAGTATAGAGGTGAAAAAGTACCCACCCTACAAGAAACCCTCGAGCTGATCCATGGCAAAATGGAGTGTGTGATTGATATCAAATCTAAGGGACATGAATTCTATGAAGGGTTTGCCAAACGAGTCATTGAGATAATCGATGAATATGAGGCCAAGGATTGGGCCATCGTTCAAGCCTATGACGAAGCATATCTGGAAGAGGCCTATGAAGCTGACTCTACTGTACAACTCAAAAAAATCATGATGGGTGAAGATGAAACGCATCTACTGGCCTTCTATATCAATGCCAAAAGTTTCACCGATCACCGCGAAAAGCATGAGTTTTACAGCACGATCAATCCACACTATACCACCCTGTCTCAGCGTAGATTATTCAGGTTCAAGGCCAGAGGATACAAGGTGTTTACCTATGTAGTCAACGAACGTGAAGACATGATCAAAATGCTGAACATGGGCGTGGATGGAATCATCACTGACTACCCTGACCGAATGGTTGAGATTCGCAAAGAACTCGAACAACTGGACAAAATCAGAAACCAAGACGAAAATTAA